From the Dunckerocampus dactyliophorus isolate RoL2022-P2 chromosome 12, RoL_Ddac_1.1, whole genome shotgun sequence genome, one window contains:
- the LOC129191602 gene encoding ras-related protein Rap-2b encodes MREYKVVVLGSGGVGKSALTVQFVTGSFIEKYDPTIEDFYRKEIEVDSSPSVLEILDTAGTEQFASMRDLYIKNGQGFILVYSLVNQQSFQDIKPMRDQIIRVKRYERVPMILVGNKVDLEGEREVSSGEGKALADEWNCPFMETSAKNKTSVDELFAEIVRQMNYASTPNGDDQCCSSCVIL; translated from the coding sequence ATGAGGGAGTATAAAGTGGTGGTCCTCGGCTCCGGAGGGGTGGGGAAATCCGCCTTGACGGTCCAGTTCGTGACAGGATCCTTCATCGAGAAGTACGACCCCACAATAGAGGATTTTTACCGGAAGGAAATCGAGGTGGACTCATCTCCGTCCGTGCTGGAGATCCTGGACACGGCGGGCACTGAGCAGTTCGCCTCTATGCGAGACTTGTACATTAAAAACGGGCAGGGTTTCATTCTGGTCTACAGCCTGGTCAACCAGCAGAGCTTTCAGGACATCAAGCCCATGCGGGACCAGATCATTCGGGTCAAACGGTACGAGAGGGTGCCCATGATTTTGGTGGGGAACAAAGTGGACCTGGAGGGGGAACGGGAGGTGTCGTCCGGCGAAGGGAAGGCGCTGGCGGACGAATGGAACTGTCCCTTCATGGAGACGTCGGCCAAGAACAAGACCTCAGTGGACGAGCTGTTTGCTGAGATAGTCCGCCAGATGAACTACGCGTCCACACCGAATGGCGACGACCAGTGTTGTTCCTCTTGTGTCATACTGTAA